The sequence GCTTGTTCTACTACTGAATTCTTGAAAATCAAACACCATAGCTGGGAAGAAGATCTATCAaacacaataatcatgatcgAGGAGTAAGGTAATGACAGTTTCATGTCTCTTCATCATAAACCCTCTTTAGGAAAAATATCTCCTGTCCTCACTGCCTTACGTTTAGTTTTTAcagatttttttttacttcctACTGATTTAAATTTTCGCATCCTGTAGGTTATGCTGGTTTTATTCATATTATATCTGGTACCTAACCTCCTATGCACCCTACTATGCCCAGATATGTGGACCAGTCATTATTGCTTTCCATTCTGCTCCCAGTTGTAGTTTATTCACGCAGGTTAAATGATGGTAGTCCCGCAACTTCCTTCTTTTGGAACAATAGCATATTCAGGATTATATGATGTATCAATAAACATCAAATTAGTAATTACACAGCATTCCTATTTCTTCCGGCAAACCCAATAGTCCACAGTTTCATATCTGACTAGTGAGATGCGAATTTAGGATATCAAGTGAGCCGAGATTCACAAGGCATGTGATTGGTATGATTTGACAAGAGTTTAGGATAACTGGTGACAGTGGTATGATTTGACAAGAGTTCTTCCATAAGGGAAATGAATATGAATATACCAGTATAATCAGATTATCTTCCCATGTTGTCGACTTTGCAATGCTGATCAACTTGAGAATGAATTCATTTGTTCATTAAACAGTAGCTTTACTAGAGCAGTCTGGTTTGCTTTTCTTTTTTCCCACCAAACATCTTAGATTAATCGTAATGTTGATGTAGAAAGTAGGTGTGTGAGTTAGATGTCAGACCCATTTATTATAAATCCTCATCTTCTGGTCTATTTGGAATTACAGGGAGACAGTGATCTTTAGTAACGTTAAGCCCAATCCTAGGCATTCTGTTAAGAATATTCATTTAGATTTTATGAACATTCTGAAAGAGAGAGACCAACCAATTTATCATCTGGAAAACAGAAGGGGCATGAGCTGGAGAATGAGTCACACTACGAATGGGTTTATTTTGTCTTTTGAGGAAACTGATTGCACAAGGGGATTTGCAATTCCAATTTTGGAGAAATCCAGTTGCTGTAGAGCTATCAAAGCAGGACCAGGTTGGGCTTCATGCCCCTTAGATGCAGGGCCAAAAGCTATACTACCTGTATTATATTGTGCAGTTGGTTCTCTGTTCTCACTTCTCAGTACCTGCGCTATATTGCATGCACTATGTTGCGCAGTCATccttctatttatttatttatttttatttttgtgaaaGATTATATAAATCAGAACTTCAATGGTGAGTGTACAAAGAGATGGTAGGAACTTTTAAAAACATCACGATTTAAACACCATAACATCAAAATGGTCTTAATAGTATGAATGATCTCATCCTTAGATTTTAATCTTCCCCCAAATGCGACTTTATTTCCTTCCTTTCAAATGGACCAACAGATAAGGAATGACGCTGCAAATTTCCTTTTCTGCTTATTCTGTCAATTGGGACGCCAAGCAAGAAAATTAAGTGGAAGTGTAACCGGCACTTTACTGTCGATGATAAGATTGGATCAAGAATCTAAACCACCGTTTTCATGCGCAGCAGGAGGAGTATCCTTTTAAGATCACTCTCACGTGTCCCACTATCAGTTGGAAACTGAAATGGAGTGTCCTCTGTTGACCGCAAATTCAAACCCAAACATGCTGAAGAACTCATTTCTAACAAACAGAACTACTCTCAGTTACAAACcaaaaagtagaagaagaaattCCTATAATGTTGCCATCCTGAGTCACAACCGATTCAAGCAAAATTCATCATTTAAACAAACAAATTCGACTCAATTGTTCATGGATTCCACTAAATGTTACGAAGATAACGAAACCCACATAGAATCTGCAACCATATTTCACCACACTAGGAGATTTGGGTGAGTTttcaattttcaaaaccctatttttctTGTTGTACTGTTCTTAGTAAATGTGGATTCTGATTGGTGGATTTGTAGGTGGTTAAGATGTTTGATTTGCAAATGGAGATTGGTTTACCAGAGTTTGTTGGTGTTCTTGTTTTGCTTCACTTTAGTTGGCGCAGAAGCTAGTGCTGATTCAGTATTTGAATATGCTTGTGAAGATGTTTCGAGTTATTATTCTCCTGCTGAGAATCTACAAGGTGAAGAACTAATGAAAAAATTGAGCTTGATTGTATCTAATCATCGAGCATTGCCGTACAAAAAGGTAATCTACTTCAGTCCTTGAGCCTAGCTATCGCAAAATCATGTTTTACTAGTAGCGGTCTTTGTGCTTAGTCGATTGGTTGTAAATTCGATGGATAGGTAAGAACAAATTTTGTGAGAGCAGGTTTGGGATGCTCTCAAGGTTCTTGATGCGGCTGATGTTGATAATCCAGATTCCTCGGCAAATGTGTATGTAAAATCTAGATGTTTATATATTTGCTACTGTTTGATCCTACCGTAATGTGGAAATGGATAAATTATCTGTCTTTCGATCTTGTCACCATATTGTAGTCACTCGAAAGTACGTAGACTGTTTTAAAACTTCTAATCATAGCAAATGGAAACTCAAAACAGTTATTAGTGAAGTTGGTAGCATAAATGTTTCATTTGCAATCTCATTTTAGTATGATTGGGAGTTTCATACTTTTGATTTGAACTTCTGTAAGTTGCATTTATAAGTTTCTCAATCCAAGGCTTCAGCTGGGTTATGTCTATGCAGAACCGAAATATACTCTCTGAAAGCTGTGCCAAAGCTCTTAGCAGGAAAACCTGAAGGATGGAACAGTGAGTTACTTATCCACATACACGATGCTTGCTATGGCTGAGTTTCCCATCTTTTTCTGTTATTTGTGAGTTTGTCATAATTCATTACCTTTTACAGGGGAGCATTTGTGGCCTCGTTCATACGGTCTAACATATGGTCCATCGTTAAGCGATTTACACAACATTCGCCCAGCTGATGCAAATGGTAAGATCGCTCTGTTCTTAGATGGTGTGAAATAAGACAGAAAACTTATTGAATAATTGAGAGAGTGAATCTCTACAGTAAATTCATCTAGGGGGAATAAGTACTATGGGGAATGCCTTCCTACTTCACTTGACTGCCATAAGCCAGCAAACAAAGAAGCTGCATCTGATACAGAAACGGATAAAAACAGATGGGCGCCACCTTTCCAGGTTAGTTTTTTGTTGTAACATAAAATCTTGAATGCTGTATCTTTTATACTGCGTATTTATAGTCAATTGGCGCAACGCGTCAGATGACCCATGATTGAAATGCCTATTTGCTATCACAAAGCTGCGTAATCATGAAGGAAGTTCGGTTTTTGTTCTATTACATTTCTGATGCAAGTGTTTACCCACCCCCGATATATTTGAAATCGATGTGCGGACTTACCAACTCTCCATCCTATTCATGGTTTAAGTCTTTACCACTTCCAGGGTtggcttttgttgacccacatgACAAGTGGACCAGCAAAAACTTCCCTTATCTCTTTCCGTTCTTGTCTACTATTCCTAGTTACGCATATCCTATTATGTGCCTTTACAGGTTAGGGGTGACATTGCAAGGGCACTAATGTACATGGCTGTAAGTTATGGATATAATTGGACAGATGGAAGCCCCAATCTTCACCTTTCTGATTCACCAAGTATCAGTAAGTAAGAAAAGTTCCGTTTCAGTGAGTTGCATTATAACTTTGTAGAAGATGGATCATGACATTGCCCTTGAGGGAATTTCCAtccatgattttttttaaaaaaaaaatctttcttattaattatgcaaattgcaAAGCTTTTGTCTCCAAAGTGATTATAAATTTGCTTGTCCGGTTTGCCATGTATATCATGTAGAAAAGAAAGAGATGGGATTGCTTTCAACATTGTTGAAGTGGAATGAACTCGACCCCCCTTCAAGAGAAGAGCAGCTGAGGAACCACCGAGTATGCAGTTTTTACCAACACAATAGAAATCCTTTTGTTGATCACCCAGAATACGCAAATCTTATATGGAAGCAAGGAACTGAACACTATCACGATAATCACTCGGTAGATGCATGGATAAATGAATTTCATTACAACAACAAAGGGAAAGACAATAACGAGGTGTGTACAGTCCTTGCAAGTTCAAATATATGTAACTTGATGGTTAATCATCCATGTGTTAGAATCATTTAACCATTTCGTAGAAGTAAATTTTGAGTGATTGTCATGTCAATTACTGCTTGTGTGAAACCTTGTGAAGGTTGTATTAGAAGTTGGGCTACATAATAATTACACCGCCAACTTGAAGTTCTTGCACATGATTTTTAAGTCCTAAACCAATTTATTTTCTGCGCAGTTCGTCGAAATAGTGGTTGGACCATCAACAAATGCGTCCGAACTCAGTGTCGCGCTTTACAATGGAGCCAATGGGAAAATGTATAGGTTATTACCACTGGTATATGACACCAAATTCACTGTCACAAGGGATCGCTCAGGTTTTCTTATTTACACAGCATGGTTGGAACTCCAGAATGGACCTGGTGATGGTATTGCGCTGATTTCTGTTGGGAAGAAACAACAAGTTGTTCAGTTCATTTCCTACAGTGGCATAATAAAAGCAACAGATGGACCCGCAATAGGTTTAGAATCCATTGATATTGGTTTCCAAGAAACAGATGATTCATCGGAGTTTGATTCACTGGGAGTAATTGCGAAACGAGGAGATAAGCTTGAATGGAGAAAATTCATAAACGAAGCATCACCCAGGAAATTAAACATGAGTCAGATATTATCAAATTCATAAGTTAGATGACTGATTGTATGCGATTATTGAAGTTGTAGATTTTTCTtctcatgtatatatatattgaacactGAAATACTGGAAAGATGTATATGCGCAGTTAAtctcggccgagatggccgagataccgccgataatatcggtttcgcTGTTTAACCGAGATGCCGATATTACCGGTATTGGCCGATATACCGCTGATATTGGCCGATATTTCACTGGTATTCACTGAAATGTCGACGACCGATATTCACCGAAATCCGATATTGACCACATCGACTCTAACAGGTAGACAGCACGCTGTGTTCTACTCGAATTGATCCATGCTTGTAACTGTATTAGTTACCGAGAGCATTTTCAGTACCTTATGAGTCTTGTTCTTATACTTTAGGCCAAAAATAAACTTTTACGCCATTGATCTATGCTGTCCGAGATTTCCATTTTACTAAACTgtcatttttcaaaaattgtcTGTTCACTGTGTGTAAAGTGTTCTGGTTTGCGTTAGACAGATATAAATTACTTTCATGACTGGAAGTTGTTATTGTGCTCTCTCAACAACTTTCCTAGTTGGGTGTTAATTTATGACCAACTACTTTTGGATTTTATTGCAAAAAGGAAAAATTAATAGACAGAAGCATTTACTATTGTGCTGGACTTATTACAAAATTTGAAAGTTATAAAAGATATGAGAGTGATCTAATGACAACTAAATCTCCATTTATGATGATTAGAACCGATGAACACCGTACCTTTACTCTTGCACACACATGCATTTCTCTATAAACAGGCATATGTTAAGCAACAGATTCGACACAAAAACTCATATATAACTTCTCTTCTTGAGCTGGTAGTAGATTCTGAAATATACAACCATgagtttttctaagaatatgaTTCTGTTGATTTTGATCATCACGTTTTCATCCATGAACACCAACTTTTGCTCTGCGGCTCGTGGTTTTAGGCGATCTCATAACGCGCACACTAGGCAAGGCAAACCCCAAAATGTGGAACATCCGAACACACCCCCAGCCCCAAGTCAAGGTGCCGTACCCCAACAACCGGGACCTCCTAACACAGCCGTCGTTCAAGGGGCACCCCAATATCTAGGATATCCATATACAGGTGAAGGCGTACCCCAGTATCCAGGATATATCAACACACCCGCATATGATGGCGTCCCCCAATATCCATTCTATCCCTATGGACCTACAGATCCTGCTGTTGCACCCCTATTTCCAGGATATCCTTACACTACAGTCGCCAAACAATCGCCCAAAAATGACTAGTTTCCCAAGTTTCTCCGTATCTTTtacagcagcaacatcatcaaATGATATTCAAACTATCATGCCTCATCCAGTTACATCCTTGTCTCCAATAAAGAAAACAATCCATCTCTTCACCAGTCCTCCTTCAACTACTACTGTAGTTGCATCTATCTACTTATAATAATGAGAGGAagatatacaaaaataaataaatcatgagATACTTCTCTCCTGTACTACttgtttgtgtttattttgaAATTGGAATAAAATGCTCCCTCGGGCCTCGTCTTTTACACAAAGATATGATGACTTATGAGCACCCTTGCATGTTAATCTGCTAAAGTCTGTTTGACGTTTTTAGGACGTTAAATATTAAGTTCAAGATCCACCGACTTTTGCAAGTCTAATTGGGCAGAGACGAATTCGCATTTTTAAGGTTAGAAATTCGTATGCCTGCTCCATTTCAAGGGGAAAAAAATTTTCTAAGAAAGTGACACGTGTAATCCGACCCACCAAACTCAAAACCTTTTCACGGCAGATAAgtggcttcaaaaaaaaaaaagtgaatacaTTCCGAAATGCACAACACCGCTATCTAATGCTATTTTGTTTATCAACGTATATGAATTTGAAATATCTGTTTAAACTTTCTATGGGTTTTAAATGCTAATGGATTTTTAATCCTTTTTTGACAGATTTCCTAGTTGATTTTCGTGTGATTTCCGGTCAGCGACGGATCCAAGATTTTATGTTCAGGAGGGATAAATACTTTTTTTCCACCAATactctattttgattttttcaattgcAATAATCATAAATGCATTGTAGTACAGGACGTGACATgttgcctttcttttcagcatATCAGGCTTCAACTCGTGAATTCTTTTCGCCATTCTCTTAGGTGGTTGCGGTTTAATTGTTACCCAACCGATTTTGTCCTTCTGGAATATTGCTTCCCCTCGGGCCTTTTTCAATATATGTGTTTAGATGACTAATCAAATAGACTTGACGTTTCTCATTAGTAATACACAACAAAGAATATATATGCTTGACATTTGTTGATAAAAAAAACGTACTTTCAGGGAGACCGGATACTAATCTTGGCTCGGTGTCAAGATTTGATGTGCACACACCTGAATATCCCATGTGAGACGATCACTGCAGCCAATAACATGCAGGCACTGCACTCTAGTCTGCAACCGTATATCAGTGTTTAGAGAGTGAAACCATTTAGTTCCGCTAGATACATGTCTTGGTTTTGGGACGCGTGGCAAGGTTTATACTTTCAAAAGTGAATTTCGTCTTCCACTTTCTCTTTCACATTCGCTGCCGCGCACTACCACCGTCTCTCCACCACTAATTTATTGTGTTATCTATTCGATTGGAATTATAATGTTTATGTAATTGATTAGTAGTTAGTATTTGGATAAACGATTAGATTGGGTTGGAATTCATTTTTGAGATGGAATAATTTTCCATATATTAGTGGTGTAGAAGGCAGAGATCAGAGAACCAAGATTTGGCGATATAAATATGGGACATGAGCATCAATCCGAAGTGTGAATAAACTGAAGAGTTAGAACATGGACTTTGGTAGAATAGCTTCCACACATGATTTATGGAGTTTCATTCATTATTTATACAATAAGAAGTTACAGAGATAGAGTTCAAAAGACGGTAAAATAGCTAACAGAAAATGGAACGAGTTGCACGCAGTCAATGTGAATTGTTAGCTAGTTCTGAGGATGACTGAACTGCATGCTGACTCTAGAAAGACTGAGTTTGTTGCTTAACATCCTGAACTGCATGCTGACACACTGGAGACTGAGCTTGTTGCTTAACATCTCCCCTCAAGTTGTACGTGAGATGTCGAACGTGCAACTTGGATCGCAAAAGATTAAATCGTGGCGCAGAAAGGCCCTTGGTAAAGATATCCGCCAACTGATCCTTTGAGCTTATGAACCTAACCATCAACTTCTTTTCTGCAACCCTTTCACGGACAAAATGGTaatcaatctcaatatgtttGGTACGGGCAGGGAATACCGGATTTGCAGCAAGGTAAGTCGCACCTAGGTTGTCACACCATAGCAAGGGAGGAGCAACGTGTAAGCCAAGCTCTTTAAGCAAAGATTGGATCCAGATAATTTCTGAAGTGGCAATAGCCATACCACGATATTCTGCCTCTGTACTATACTTAGAGACTGTTTTCTGCTTCCTAGCACTCCATGAAATAAGATTTCCTCCAAAGTAAATACAAAAACCACTTGTGGAACGACGATCATCTAGACTGccagcccagtcagcatcagaaTACGCTTGAAGAGAGAAATCACCAGAGCCACCAAGATGAAGGCCATAGTCTATGGTGGTTTTCAAATATCTGAGAATCCTTTTGACAACATTCCAATGCTCAACAAATGGGTCATGCATATACTGACACACCTTATTGAC comes from Papaver somniferum cultivar HN1 chromosome 7, ASM357369v1, whole genome shotgun sequence and encodes:
- the LOC113299302 gene encoding uncharacterized protein LOC113299302 isoform X2, with translation MECPLLTANSNPNMLKNSFLTNRTTLSYKPKSRRRNSYNVAILSHNRFKQNSSFKQTNSTQLFMDSTKCYEDNETHIESATIFHHTRRFGWLRCLICKWRLVYQSLLVFLFCFTLVGAEASADSVFEYACEDVSSYYSPAENLQGEELMKKLSLIVSNHRALPYKKVWDALKVLDAADVDNPDSSANVTEIYSLKAVPKLLAGKPEGWNREHLWPRSYGLTYGPSLSDLHNIRPADANVNSSRGNKYYGECLPTSLDCHKPANKEAASDTETDKNRWAPPFQVRGDIARALMYMAVSYGYNWTDGSPNLHLSDSPSIKKKEMGLLSTLLKWNELDPPSREEQLRNHRVCSFYQHNRNPFVDHPEYANLIWKQGTEHYHDNHSVDAWINEFHYNNKGKDNNEFVEIVVGPSTNASELSVALYNGANGKMYRLLPLVYDTKFTVTRDRSGFLIYTAWLELQNGPGDGIALISVGKKQQVVQFISYSGIIKATDGPAIGLESIDIGFQETDDSSEFDSLGVIAKRGDKLEWRKFINEASPRKLNMSQILSNS